In Thunnus maccoyii chromosome 11, fThuMac1.1, whole genome shotgun sequence, one genomic interval encodes:
- the LOC121907158 gene encoding chymotrypsinogen 2-like isoform X2, giving the protein MVFLWILSCFAFVGAAYGCGTPAIPPDISGYSDIVNGKEAKPHSWPWQVSLQRRPGSHFCGGSLINESWVVTAAHCPIRRSTLVVLGEHNLRSSAEDVQVMRVGQAFPHPDYNSPTRFNNDIQLIKLARPAQINRRVSPVCVAETRDNVPAGITCMTTGWGWTNGNGNPATRLQQAALPLLTNRRCRRFFGSSITSKMICAGANGTSSCRGDSGGPLVCQKAGAWTLVGVVSFGRVPCNTMTPAVYARVTALRAWIDRTIAAN; this is encoded by the exons ATGGTCTTCCTGTGGATCCTCTCCTGCTTCGCCTTCGTCGGCGCCGCCTACG GTTGCGGCACTCCCGCCATCCCCCCCGACATCAGCGGTTACTCTGATATCGTGAACGGCAAGGAGGCGAAGCCTCACTCCTGGCCCTGGCAGGTGTccctgcag AGAAGACCTGGTTCCCACTTCTGCGGAGGCTCCCTCATCAACGAGAGTTGGGTGGTGACCGCCGCTCACTGTCCCATCAG GAGGTCGACTCTTGTGGTTCTCGGCGAACACAACCTCCGCTCCTCTGCGGAAGACGTCCAGGTGATGAGGGTCGGCCAG GCGTTCCCACATCCCGACTACAACAGCCCCACCCGCTTTAACAACGACATCCAGCTCATCAAGCTGGCCAGACCCGCCCAGATAAACAGGCGTGTTTCCCCCGTGTGCGTGGCCGAGACCAGAGACAACGTCCCTGCAGGCATAACGTGCATGACCACCGGCTGGGGCTGGACCAATGGCAACG GTAACCCGGCCACccggctgcagcaggcagcccTCCCCCTGCTGACCAATAGGCGGTGCCGTCGATTCTTCGGCAGCTCTATCACCTCCAAGATGATCTGTGCCGGAGCCAACGGAACCTCCAGCTGCAGG ggcGACTCTGGAGGTCCTCTGGTCTGTCAGAAGGCTGGTGCCTGGACTCTGGTTGGTGTCGTGTCCTTTGGAAGAGTCCCCTGCAATACCATGACGCCTGCTGTGTACGCCCGCGTCACAGCACTGCGCGCCTGGATAGACCGGACCATCGCCGCCAACTGA
- the LOC121907158 gene encoding chymotrypsin A-like isoform X1, with protein sequence MVFLWILSCFAFVGAAYGQRGCGTPAIPPDISGYSDIVNGKEAKPHSWPWQVSLQRRPGSHFCGGSLINESWVVTAAHCPIRRSTLVVLGEHNLRSSAEDVQVMRVGQAFPHPDYNSPTRFNNDIQLIKLARPAQINRRVSPVCVAETRDNVPAGITCMTTGWGWTNGNGNPATRLQQAALPLLTNRRCRRFFGSSITSKMICAGANGTSSCRGDSGGPLVCQKAGAWTLVGVVSFGRVPCNTMTPAVYARVTALRAWIDRTIAAN encoded by the exons ATGGTCTTCCTGTGGATCCTCTCCTGCTTCGCCTTCGTCGGCGCCGCCTACGGTCAGAGAG GTTGCGGCACTCCCGCCATCCCCCCCGACATCAGCGGTTACTCTGATATCGTGAACGGCAAGGAGGCGAAGCCTCACTCCTGGCCCTGGCAGGTGTccctgcag AGAAGACCTGGTTCCCACTTCTGCGGAGGCTCCCTCATCAACGAGAGTTGGGTGGTGACCGCCGCTCACTGTCCCATCAG GAGGTCGACTCTTGTGGTTCTCGGCGAACACAACCTCCGCTCCTCTGCGGAAGACGTCCAGGTGATGAGGGTCGGCCAG GCGTTCCCACATCCCGACTACAACAGCCCCACCCGCTTTAACAACGACATCCAGCTCATCAAGCTGGCCAGACCCGCCCAGATAAACAGGCGTGTTTCCCCCGTGTGCGTGGCCGAGACCAGAGACAACGTCCCTGCAGGCATAACGTGCATGACCACCGGCTGGGGCTGGACCAATGGCAACG GTAACCCGGCCACccggctgcagcaggcagcccTCCCCCTGCTGACCAATAGGCGGTGCCGTCGATTCTTCGGCAGCTCTATCACCTCCAAGATGATCTGTGCCGGAGCCAACGGAACCTCCAGCTGCAGG ggcGACTCTGGAGGTCCTCTGGTCTGTCAGAAGGCTGGTGCCTGGACTCTGGTTGGTGTCGTGTCCTTTGGAAGAGTCCCCTGCAATACCATGACGCCTGCTGTGTACGCCCGCGTCACAGCACTGCGCGCCTGGATAGACCGGACCATCGCCGCCAACTGA
- the LOC121907438 gene encoding chymotrypsin A-like, with product MVFLWILSCFAFVGAAYGSAIPPDISGYSDIVNGEEAKPHSWPWQVSLQTCNGFHFCGGSLINQNWVVTAAHCPVGWSIRVVLGAHNLRSSTEDVQVIGVGKVFTHPEYNKTSRWNNDIQLIKLASPAQINRHVSPVCVAETRDNFPAGITCMTTGWGQTSSKGKTATRLQQAALPLLTDRRCRRFFGSSITSEMICAGANGTSSCSGDSGGPLVCQKAGAWTLVGVVSFGRASCDTMTPAVYARVTALRAWIDRTIAAN from the exons ATGGTCTTCCTGTGGATCCTCTCCTGCTTCGCCTTCGTCGGCGCCGCCTACG GTTCCGCCATCCCCCCCGACATCAGCGGTTACTCTGATATCGTGAACGGCGAGGAGGCGAAGCCTCACTCCTGGCCCTGGCAGGTGTccctgcag ACATGCAATGGCTTCCACTTCTGCGGAGGCTCCCTCATCAACCAGAACTGGGTGGTAACTGCTGCTCACTGTCCTGTCGG GTGGTCGATCCGTGTGGTTCTCGGAGCACACAACCTCCGCTCCTCCACCGAGGACGTCCAGGTGATCGGGGTCGGCAAG GTGTTCACACACCCCGAATACAACAAAACTAGTCGCTGGAACAACGACATCCAGCTCATCAAGCTGGCCAGCCCCGCCCAGATAAACAGGCATGTTTCCCCCGTGTGCGTGGCCGAGACCAGAGACAACTTCCCTGCAGGCATAACGTGCATGACCACCGGCTGGGGCCAGACCAGCAGCAAAG GTAAAACGGCCACccggctgcagcaggcagcccTCCCCCTGCTGACCGATAGGCGGTGCCGTCGATTCTTCGGCAGCTCTATCACCTCCGAGATGATCTGTGCCGGAGCCAACGGAACCTCCAGCTGCAGC ggcGACTCTGGAGGTCCTCTGGTCTGTCAGAAGGCTGGTGCCTGGACTCTGGTTGGTGTCGTGTCCTTTGGAAGAGCCTCCTGCGATACCATGACGCCAGCTGTGTACGCCCGCGTCACAGCACTGCGCGCCTGGATAGACCGGACCATCGCCGCCAACTGA